In Trichoplusia ni isolate ovarian cell line Hi5 chromosome 2, tn1, whole genome shotgun sequence, the DNA window TAGTAGATACAAAAGCTATCAATAGTTGAACCTAGCGACTCCAGTCCATTCTCTGTTCCGTCACTAAATCTTAAGGGTCAGTTAGACAAATCGGCCGCGATCATTCAGCGTAGAGGCGCCATTACGCGCAGCTGTCGCAATCCCGGCCGGGATTCAGCACGAATCCCGCGGGTTTAACCCCGGGACTCAGCAGGTGGACACCAGTTATCGCTAATTCTATAGATTTACCGGCGATAAACATTGATGGGATTTAAAGGGATGCGCTGTGATTGACTCGATTGGAGGTGCTTATGTTTAGGAGGGCGCTGAATCGCTCGTGTTACAATCTAGTACTTTGTTCCAGTATTCAGATTAAAGGCCTCTTGACGCGGAAACCGTGAtgtcataaatacttatataataccCGTTATAAAGCATCTTGTTATGAATAATATACCGTCATAATATACTTACGTCGCCGCGTCGTGCTGTAACTGATGAGCACCTTTATCTTAACCAAAACAACATACCTTTCAGATGAGTTTCGTCTACAATGAAGCGTTGATAATGGAGTTAAGTTTTACCTGAAACAAACGAAAAGGAACAATGAGTTGTCGTTCAAAGAGCTTTAGAAAACAATCGCGGTCAGTGGTGTGTCGCGAAACAAATCATGGAATACATTAACAGATCCCTAAAGCTATGCGCAGAATTACCATTTACCGTAACCTTTACGACCAGCGTATTTTATTCCACGATCAGTGACAAATAGCATTTTCTATTACTAGATAAAAGCAGGAATTACGAGCGAGGTCCGTTTAGCCCGACATTGGGATTTATTTGCCGCTGAGCCCAAACCGCAGGATTTGTGCCAAAAACCAAACGAGTAAATCAGTCTGCGGAATCAATCGTGTGGACGGATATCGATCCGTGAATATAGGAGATAGAACAATTTATATCGTATTGTAGAAATAGAATTACAGTATAGAGATCTCTACTCTACCTATCAAATTGAAACGATTTGAGATCAAGATGAACCCAAACTCGACACTAGCGCCAGACGGTGCAGTGTCATAAAGTGAAACTAAGATCAGTCAGGAAAATCTTCAGAGAAAaagtttcttataaaataatgattacgGCCAGTACTTCGGGGGAAAAACctctttatatttgtttttgtttaaatgatatgTGTGtctttaaagttaataataatattcaacccttataataattatgttatgtgaatattaaaattaaggtgGGTCATATAGTTAATATTGTTGTTGGCAACACTGGGCGTCTTAATGAAGAGTTATATGTGACCAGATTAGTGTGAGCAGACTTATAGAGAGCACGGCTCCACTGTTGTGCACGATACGTTAAATAGTACAAAGGGAATACGATATCAACCAACAGCAAAATGTGTTTCTaatgtaaagaaaaagtttCATTAGGTGgggtaaaaaatagaaaaataatattaaaaagtagaaAAGTAGTATTTCTGgagtttgtttttagtatttctttaaCAACTTAATAAcgttaatatattatgtgaacGAACTTTTTAACTTGCTTTTGTAATCAAAGTACGACTGTAAGAACAGGAACtttctttttctaaataaaaaagataaagaaaacgATATAATAACTATATCTCGTATTCTTCACTCAGTTCTTCAACAACTCTATAACAATTAATTCCTTATAATCCCGTCACGTCAGTATCAGTGACAGTGTTTCCGCACCCCCGCTAGAGGGCGCCACAGGGCCATCAAGTTAATGGCCGTCTAAACACACAGCGCTGTCGCCGTCTGCATGTCATTAGCCGGCACTGCCACCTACATCAGGATTAATAAGGACTTCATTACCTATACTTACTCATACTACTGGCTTCAGCAGAAGTTTCATAATACATGCTTAGACAAGACGGTTTGAAGAACTTTGCAATGGTGATAATTCGCGCTTCTAAAGGAGCTTTGATTATAAGAGACTTTATTTACAATGATTCTGTTAATGGGCAAGTTGTTAAATTACTATTACAAATAGTGTTAGTACGTGAATTTGGTGAGTGATTCATCAAAAATTACACCACTTAacaaatcttaataaattaCAGGTTTCAATGACCAAACGCATGACTAATTAAAACTACCTGTCGTGATCAAATTAGCTCAAATTACGGACACACATCTCTTAGAACTGAGTACACTCTCATGATCATGTCAATGCATGTCAGTTTGACATCCCAAGACAACAACTCAGTATCATCAGGCACTCCTCCGACAGCCTACTAATCAAACaccacaataattaaaacaattaacaatcTGCTATATAAACCAAGGCAGGATGACATTCGTGACAGTATTCTGACATTTATTCAAGATGGCCGACATAAGATGGCGGTTTGTGAGCCTGCTTTGCGTGGCACTGATGGCTGATGGAGTGATGTCATCCAAGGAGCTCCTGTCCAGGATGAGCACTGGCTTCAATAATGTTGTCGATGGCTGTAAGAATGAGGTAAGAGAATGGAGCCAAAAGTTATTGCTTCGGCAAGATTACAATGCAAATCAAGTGATTTGAATTGATGTCGATGAAGGTGACTTCATGGTGCAAAACGTAGATTCAGTGTAATAGATATTTtggaataaacatttattttctcattcTTTCAGTTGCAAGTAGGTGACCACATAATGCAGGATATGTTCAACTTCTGGCGCGAGGAGTACGAGCTGGTGAACCGGGAGCTGGGCTGCATGATCCTCTGCATGGCCGGCAAGCTGGGGCTCGTGGGAGACGACCAGAAGATGCACCATGGGAAAGCCGAAGACTATGCCAAGAGTCATGGAGCTGGTGAGTGAGCAGGGTAGTCAGATCCTGTAATAATGTGCTCTAGGTGTATGTTGAAGTAACAACTTAATTGTTTATAACCCCTAAACGTTTCAACTACATAAACAAGACACGAAATGTATGTAgttcgttttaaattttctttttggtatCTTAAATGTTCGCCGCATCATGGTAATTTCAAACCTAATATACACTTTTCGTTTTGTGGtagattttgatgaaataacaCCCattttttaacacgctttttatagACGACTCCACCGCAAAGCAGCTGGTCACGATAATCCACGACTGCGAGAAAGCGAGCGACGCAGTGGAGGAAGCCTGCAGCAGGACCCTGGAGGTCTCCAAGTGTTTCAGAACCAAGATACACGAGCTGCAGTGGGCGCCCTCCTTCGAGGTCATGATGCAAGAGCTCATGACAGCCGGATAGGCGTACTTGAAAACGAAGGTGGCCCTGCTGTACTTAGAGATGGAGAAAAATCGCAATTAATGAAAAACCAGTTCCAGAGCCTGCATATAGAGCacagtttcttttgttttaaaaatgccttGCAGCAACTAACTTTCATAGATTTTTCCATGCCAGAACTTGCCATGGTctaaagatttataaaattccAAACAAAGTGATTGTACGTAGTATTGTAAGGGCCACCCACTCTTGTGACACCGGTATCGTAATATTAATGCGCATTAATGAGTAGTGTTCGTAATCTAAGCTGTAATGAGCTATTGTTGAGGACTCTGGTTTCATCACATATTATTGGTGGTGGAGGTTTTCAATATACATACGTGATTTATTCtgtttgttaatattaaaactttgtcTCTCTTctttgtgttaatttatttttacaatacatCCATGACTTTATTAGTGAATAATGTAAGTAAACAAGTGTGTTAATgataaaactgtattaattaCAGTTTAGAACGTCTGGTCAcaagaaatataattacataattttgttattttatagcaacaataaagatttataaaaaaaatggttttaatcgGCAACGTTAACTGGGTCCAAGCTACCGATGGTTAGGGCTTCAGATAGTGGAATCTCCTAGCGATACACACCGTGTTAATGAATACTCCTTGAACCAGTCGCCCAACGTGAGCTTGCCAGGTGCTGGTATAGAATTGGCCATTGGCAGCCACGACTATCGGGACGATGATGCAGACTCGAATTCCCGCATATCGAAAACCTCCTGAGCCAAATCGtaatacttaattgttttttttggtcTATGCGATCACGAGGTTCTCGACATGGGGATCGGTGATGTCAA includes these proteins:
- the LOC113500907 gene encoding general odorant-binding protein 1-like; amino-acid sequence: MADIRWRFVSLLCVALMADGVMSSKELLSRMSTGFNNVVDGCKNELQVGDHIMQDMFNFWREEYELVNRELGCMILCMAGKLGLVGDDQKMHHGKAEDYAKSHGADDSTAKQLVTIIHDCEKASDAVEEACSRTLEVSKCFRTKIHELQWAPSFEVMMQELMTAG